In Legionella sp. PATHC035, a genomic segment contains:
- a CDS encoding P-II family nitrogen regulator, producing MKVIKVQERKDIGINLHPMKKIEIIVSGEHEQLISSMMEEAKVTGFTLFRNISGKGHNGFHEGKILFNDRASLIMFLAVAPEEVIATLALGMKTLFQQNSGVMFVSDVDVARMDYFHSITGA from the coding sequence ATGAAGGTGATTAAAGTTCAAGAAAGAAAGGATATTGGCATTAACCTCCACCCTATGAAAAAAATAGAAATAATCGTATCTGGTGAGCATGAACAGCTCATCAGTTCGATGATGGAAGAGGCAAAAGTCACAGGGTTTACCCTGTTTCGCAACATTTCAGGTAAAGGCCATAATGGATTTCATGAAGGAAAAATATTATTCAACGACCGAGCGTCGCTGATTATGTTTCTTGCCGTAGCTCCGGAAGAAGTCATAGCAACCCTTGCATTAGGAATGAAAACCTTATTTCAGCAGAATTCGGGGGTCATGTTTGTTTCCGATGTTGATGTGGCACGTATGGATTATTTCCATTCCATCACTGGAGCCTGA
- a CDS encoding DUF6671 family protein produces MHYRNQSVLLASKHEKEKAIAKAFFDTLSCTLDVHDFDTDQFGTFTGEIARTLSPYDTCILKAKRAAEHYGYELAIASEGSFGPHPAFPFIPSDHEIMVFLDLKNNWVIAEQLTTTKTNYRMMTITPKTELDEFLVKAGFPEHALTLQTNKDKAVIAKGIRDKEALETALSLGFQQENELFLATDMRAMMNPLRMQAISELAEKLAHRIQCCCPNCGAPGFGFKETSGSLPCNDCTSPTSFYLHEVWGCIQCDYRETHPRKDGLEAAEPQYCDYCNP; encoded by the coding sequence ATGCACTATCGCAATCAGTCGGTTTTGCTGGCCTCAAAACATGAGAAAGAAAAAGCAATTGCCAAAGCTTTTTTTGATACACTCTCGTGCACATTGGATGTACATGATTTCGATACCGACCAATTTGGGACTTTTACTGGTGAAATAGCAAGGACATTAAGCCCCTATGATACCTGTATTTTAAAAGCAAAACGTGCTGCAGAGCACTACGGTTATGAATTAGCAATTGCGAGTGAAGGAAGTTTTGGTCCGCATCCTGCATTTCCCTTTATTCCCAGCGACCATGAAATCATGGTATTTTTAGATCTCAAAAACAATTGGGTGATTGCAGAGCAATTGACAACAACCAAAACAAACTATCGTATGATGACCATAACCCCAAAAACAGAGCTTGACGAATTTTTAGTAAAAGCCGGTTTTCCCGAGCATGCTCTAACCCTGCAAACCAACAAAGATAAAGCGGTTATTGCCAAAGGAATCAGAGACAAGGAGGCCCTCGAGACCGCATTGTCTCTTGGCTTCCAACAAGAAAATGAACTCTTTCTTGCAACGGATATGAGAGCCATGATGAATCCCTTGAGGATGCAGGCGATTTCTGAACTCGCAGAAAAACTAGCTCATCGAATTCAATGTTGTTGCCCCAATTGTGGTGCTCCTGGTTTTGGGTTTAAAGAAACCTCAGGCAGTCTTCCTTGCAATGATTGCACATCCCCGACCTCCTTCTACCTGCACGAAGTTTGGGGCTGCATTCAATGTGATTATCGGGAGACTCACCCCAGGAAAGACGGGTTAGAAGCAGCTGAGCCGCAATATTGTGATTATTGTAACCCTTAA
- the purE gene encoding 5-(carboxyamino)imidazole ribonucleotide mutase, giving the protein MQEKPLVGIIMGSQSDWPILSESAKTLKGLKISFDADIVSAHRTPDKLHDYARNAEKRGIQIIIAGAGGAAHLPGMMAAMTRLPVLGVPIPSSLLDGLDSLLSIVQMPAGIPVGTLAVGKAGAINAALLAAAILANNNPEICERLNQYRAQQTQKVLDNSKPQLESL; this is encoded by the coding sequence ATGCAAGAAAAACCTTTAGTTGGCATCATTATGGGCTCTCAAAGTGATTGGCCGATACTCTCTGAGAGCGCAAAAACACTAAAGGGCTTGAAGATTTCCTTTGACGCAGACATTGTATCGGCACATCGGACACCAGACAAACTCCATGACTACGCACGAAATGCGGAAAAACGCGGAATACAGATTATTATTGCGGGTGCTGGAGGCGCGGCTCATCTTCCAGGAATGATGGCCGCAATGACCAGACTTCCTGTTTTGGGTGTCCCAATACCTTCTTCTTTACTTGATGGCTTGGACTCCCTGCTTTCCATAGTACAGATGCCGGCAGGGATACCGGTTGGTACATTAGCAGTCGGCAAAGCAGGCGCAATTAATGCAGCTCTTTTAGCAGCCGCAATCCTTGCCAACAATAACCCGGAGATTTGCGAACGCTTAAATCAATACCGGGCGCAACAAACCCAAAAGGTTCTTGATAACAGCAAACCCCAATTGGAGTCATTATGA
- a CDS encoding 5-(carboxyamino)imidazole ribonucleotide synthase, whose amino-acid sequence MKLGILGGGQLAKMLVLAAHSLGISTVCLSPDPNPCVRHLTRLISASFDDEKALTAFCNEVDCVTFETENIPLACAEFIAKKVPFYPSTKALQITQDRFLEKSFLNSLKIKTARFTAIETLKELQDAFVSWNSSAILKTRRLGYDGKGQYVLHEQSDIATAWELMQSRDLILEQFVPFEEELSLIAVRNQQEEVQFYPLIRNQHHQGILQWSEAPLDNNLLQQKAQDIASKIMDSLSYVGVITIEFFHHKGELIVNEIAPRVHNSGHLTIEGAITSQFENHLRAVFALPLGLTELMSKCFLVNCLGKMPPIQACLEIPGAHYHDYGKTSQPKRKVGHVTLVDKNPERYQDSKLKLIKMQKECAIAGG is encoded by the coding sequence ATGAAACTCGGTATTTTAGGTGGCGGGCAACTCGCAAAAATGCTGGTTTTGGCAGCCCACTCGTTAGGAATTAGTACGGTATGCTTATCTCCCGATCCTAATCCTTGTGTGCGCCATTTAACTCGCCTCATTTCAGCATCATTTGATGACGAAAAAGCACTTACTGCGTTTTGTAATGAAGTTGATTGCGTCACATTTGAAACGGAAAACATTCCCTTGGCTTGTGCTGAGTTCATTGCCAAAAAAGTTCCATTTTATCCCTCTACCAAAGCGCTGCAGATCACTCAAGATCGCTTTTTGGAAAAATCATTTTTAAACTCATTAAAAATAAAAACGGCTCGTTTTACCGCGATTGAAACGCTTAAGGAACTGCAGGATGCCTTTGTCAGCTGGAATAGCTCTGCCATTTTGAAAACAAGACGATTAGGCTACGATGGCAAAGGACAATATGTTCTGCATGAGCAGTCTGACATAGCAACTGCCTGGGAATTGATGCAGTCTCGTGATTTGATTTTGGAGCAGTTTGTTCCTTTTGAGGAGGAGCTATCGCTTATTGCCGTGAGAAATCAGCAAGAAGAGGTTCAATTTTATCCTCTCATCAGAAATCAACATCATCAGGGCATCCTTCAGTGGTCCGAAGCCCCGTTAGACAATAATTTATTGCAACAAAAAGCCCAAGACATTGCGAGCAAGATTATGGATTCTTTAAGCTATGTCGGCGTCATAACCATCGAATTTTTTCACCACAAGGGCGAACTGATAGTCAATGAAATTGCTCCAAGAGTCCATAATTCTGGGCATCTAACCATTGAAGGGGCAATAACCAGTCAGTTTGAAAATCATTTACGTGCGGTATTTGCTTTACCTTTGGGCCTTACGGAGCTTATGAGCAAGTGCTTTTTGGTCAACTGCCTTGGCAAGATGCCCCCCATCCAAGCGTGCCTGGAAATACCAGGTGCCCATTATCATGATTATGGTAAAACGTCTCAGCCGAAGCGCAAGGTTGGCCATGTTACTTTAGTCGATAAAAATCCTGAGCGGTACCAGGACAGCAAGCTGAAGCTCATCAAAATGCAAAAGGAGTGCGCCATCGCTGGTGGATAA
- a CDS encoding fasciclin domain-containing protein, with product MKLIKQLFLVALISLYSFAASANDTIVNVAEGNKDFSTLVSLLKKAGLVSALEGKGPFTVFAPTNEAFASVPKADLDALLANPEKLKAVLLYHVVSGDVTSDKIKPGMVKTLSGQDVDVTVKEGKVFVNNAEVVKADVKASNGVIHVIDHVLIPKE from the coding sequence ATGAAATTAATTAAACAGTTGTTCTTAGTTGCACTCATTTCCCTCTACAGCTTCGCAGCAAGCGCAAACGATACAATCGTTAACGTTGCTGAAGGCAATAAAGATTTTTCAACTCTTGTTTCTTTACTTAAAAAAGCAGGGCTTGTCAGTGCACTTGAGGGTAAAGGACCTTTCACGGTTTTTGCACCAACCAATGAGGCTTTTGCCAGTGTTCCAAAAGCTGATTTAGATGCCCTTCTCGCAAATCCTGAGAAGCTGAAGGCTGTTTTACTTTATCACGTCGTCAGTGGAGACGTTACTTCTGATAAAATTAAGCCAGGAATGGTTAAAACACTCAGCGGGCAAGATGTTGATGTAACGGTTAAAGAGGGTAAAGTGTTTGTCAATAATGCCGAGGTTGTCAAAGCTGATGTGAAAGCGTCTAATGGCGTGATTCACGTTATCGATCACGTTTTAATTCCTAAAGAGTAG
- a CDS encoding sensor domain-containing diguanylate cyclase produces MIPPEKPKNEAERLATLYKLHILDTEKEERFDRVTRIARKLFEVPISAISFLEADRQWMKSTQGLNIKEAARETSFCGHVILSDKIMVVEDAAQDERFYDNPFVLKKPNFRFYLGCPLQVKGYNVGVFCLIDNKPRSKLEIDQKMVNDLARMVEMDLEQLQVSMTDELTGLSNRRGFLKLADYLFQKCQRENQVFTLLFFDLDKFKQINDEFGHLEGDKVLKTFANALLQNFRYYDIIARLGGDEFCVFCSGLQRKYVTGIIQRLKDSLESAKIKDHPIQFSVGIIEYNQKEHQTLEDMITLADSKMYDSKNSKG; encoded by the coding sequence ATGATTCCGCCTGAAAAACCCAAAAATGAAGCGGAACGTTTAGCAACGCTTTACAAATTGCACATCCTCGATACGGAGAAAGAGGAGCGTTTCGATCGAGTAACACGTATTGCGCGCAAACTTTTTGAGGTCCCTATTTCGGCCATATCTTTTCTTGAAGCTGACCGCCAATGGATGAAATCTACTCAAGGATTGAATATAAAAGAAGCTGCGCGCGAAACTTCTTTTTGTGGTCATGTTATTCTTTCCGATAAAATTATGGTAGTTGAAGATGCTGCTCAAGATGAGCGATTTTATGATAATCCTTTTGTCTTAAAAAAACCCAATTTCAGATTTTATTTAGGATGTCCTTTGCAAGTTAAAGGCTACAATGTGGGCGTATTTTGTTTAATCGACAACAAGCCGAGATCGAAATTGGAAATTGATCAAAAAATGGTAAATGACCTGGCGCGAATGGTGGAAATGGATTTAGAGCAATTACAGGTTTCCATGACTGATGAATTAACCGGTTTATCGAACCGCAGAGGTTTTTTAAAATTAGCCGACTATTTGTTTCAAAAATGCCAACGTGAAAATCAAGTTTTTACCCTGTTATTTTTTGATTTAGATAAATTTAAGCAGATTAATGATGAATTCGGACATTTGGAGGGTGACAAGGTTTTAAAGACTTTTGCGAACGCTCTTCTCCAGAACTTTCGATATTACGATATAATTGCACGTTTGGGTGGTGATGAATTTTGTGTATTTTGTTCAGGCTTACAGCGAAAATATGTCACTGGAATCATTCAACGCCTAAAAGACTCCTTGGAATCTGCAAAAATCAAGGATCATCCGATTCAATTTAGTGTCGGTATTATCGAATACAATCAAAAAGAACATCAAACACTTGAGGATATGATAACTCTTGCCGATTCTAAAATGTATGATTCTAAAAATAGTAAAGGATGA
- a CDS encoding GNAT family N-acetyltransferase, producing the protein MDEISYHYEAGVKQAELDLVEKAHIAAEAEHGIVCNYALFYIAARDEENHLVGLLTAYTAFAEIYVEDLWVHANYRKHKIGSTLLETLENKFKGKGYNNINLVTSAFQAPEFYKKCGYEVEFVRENKHNPKLTKTFFIKYFEDDVQHQGIISTNNQ; encoded by the coding sequence ATGGACGAAATCAGTTATCATTATGAGGCAGGTGTAAAACAAGCTGAGTTGGACCTAGTCGAAAAAGCTCATATCGCAGCGGAAGCGGAACATGGTATTGTTTGTAATTATGCATTATTTTACATTGCAGCTAGAGATGAAGAGAATCATTTAGTTGGGCTATTGACCGCGTACACTGCCTTTGCAGAAATTTACGTGGAAGATCTGTGGGTGCACGCCAATTATCGAAAGCATAAAATTGGGAGCACGCTTCTTGAAACTCTTGAAAATAAGTTCAAAGGCAAAGGTTATAATAATATCAACTTGGTAACCAGTGCATTTCAAGCTCCAGAGTTTTATAAAAAATGCGGCTATGAGGTGGAGTTTGTTCGAGAAAATAAACATAATCCAAAACTAACTAAAACATTTTTTATTAAATATTTTGAGGATGATGTTCAACATCAAGGTATTATTTCAACTAATAACCAATGA
- a CDS encoding DUF2892 domain-containing protein yields the protein MKFACNIDKTDRINRTIFGAVLCLAAIFGMGKFFYITLGVVLILEGIIGWCSIPYLLGKLKLKRLKR from the coding sequence ATGAAATTTGCATGTAATATAGATAAAACAGATCGGATAAACCGTACAATATTTGGTGCTGTATTGTGTCTGGCTGCGATCTTTGGAATGGGAAAGTTTTTTTATATCACATTGGGTGTTGTATTGATTTTAGAGGGCATTATCGGTTGGTGCTCTATCCCTTATTTGCTTGGGAAACTAAAGTTAAAGCGCTTAAAACGATAG
- a CDS encoding YHS domain-containing (seleno)protein, with protein MNIRKEIGILFAGVTLLLLNVQAWADFATQSFGANGYDVVAYHTQNKPVQGSRDFYSLVHGVTYLFASEGNKKLFDANPEQYLPAYGGYCAMAMTRGKKHLTNPEAFLVYKGKLYLNKADARPLWLKDVPGNIEKADKVWKEIKDIDPAKLQ; from the coding sequence ATGAATATCCGAAAAGAAATAGGAATCTTGTTTGCTGGAGTCACCTTATTACTACTCAATGTTCAAGCTTGGGCAGATTTTGCAACTCAGAGTTTTGGTGCCAATGGTTACGATGTCGTGGCCTACCATACTCAAAATAAACCAGTACAAGGAAGTCGAGATTTTTATAGCTTGGTTCATGGAGTCACTTATTTATTTGCTAGTGAAGGAAACAAGAAGTTATTTGATGCTAATCCAGAACAATACCTCCCTGCTTATGGAGGTTATTGCGCCATGGCTATGACGCGTGGCAAAAAACATCTTACCAATCCAGAAGCTTTTTTAGTTTATAAGGGTAAACTTTATCTGAATAAGGCCGACGCACGACCTCTGTGGTTGAAAGACGTACCAGGTAATATTGAAAAAGCGGATAAAGTATGGAAAGAGATAAAAGATATTGATCCTGCAAAACTCCAATGA
- a CDS encoding serine hydrolase, with the protein MLPISLSRVVMVTLGVIGTMVPTLGFSGSGRGDFETVYHGQSVDDLVIQFMKEHNIPGMSLAIVQAPYITRVVGYGLADTQTKRLAATNTVFHIGQLTNAYTAVAIMQLKEDGKLQLEQGLGTYLTDDYIPKKWSTITIRDLLTHSSGLPDYTEASDFDFSKEYTPAQIVALIKDKALLFTPGTQTSNSATDFFLLGLIIEKTSGMSYQEYVTKNQIERVGLHHTFFISNINTVKNEVNNGTNPFKHSQFLKDPVMINPTEPASGYSDENGANVPAKPLSWTATFSNSGLIASAEDISTWDIALAGTILVKDPKDREFLYHPVTLKNGKVIPGNSGWFFPGHPGMMEIKGNVPGYSAFLSRFTAPTELVCVTLLANKGDITDLDILGRKVAGAFDTKLAAPMGASWSDTIQSPYSVQETLDRVEALVKSQGGTVFARIDHSGEAAKAGQKLQATQVLIIGNPAKGTSIMNAKPAMALDLPLRIMATTDPDGQTWLSFTNPVALAHAYDLHDPQAMGILKHMEAALNKVCHKAVSSN; encoded by the coding sequence ATGTTGCCTATAAGTTTGAGTCGAGTAGTAATGGTAACTTTGGGGGTTATTGGCACTATGGTGCCCACGCTCGGTTTTTCAGGAAGTGGTCGTGGAGACTTTGAGACGGTATATCATGGGCAATCTGTAGATGATTTGGTCATTCAATTCATGAAAGAGCATAATATCCCTGGTATGTCATTAGCTATTGTACAAGCACCTTATATTACCCGTGTGGTGGGATATGGACTTGCTGATACTCAAACCAAACGTTTGGCAGCGACTAACACGGTGTTTCATATTGGCCAGTTGACCAATGCTTATACCGCTGTTGCGATTATGCAACTCAAAGAAGATGGAAAACTGCAATTAGAGCAGGGCTTGGGTACTTACCTTACTGATGATTATATCCCCAAAAAGTGGAGTACTATAACCATTCGGGATTTATTGACGCATAGTTCTGGTTTACCGGACTATACTGAGGCCAGTGATTTTGATTTTAGTAAGGAATACACCCCTGCACAAATTGTTGCATTGATAAAAGATAAAGCACTGTTATTCACTCCTGGAACCCAAACGTCGAATAGTGCGACTGATTTTTTTCTACTGGGATTAATTATTGAAAAAACAAGTGGTATGTCCTACCAAGAATATGTAACTAAAAATCAAATTGAAAGGGTCGGTCTGCATCATACTTTTTTTATTTCTAATATAAATACCGTGAAAAATGAGGTGAATAATGGAACAAATCCCTTCAAGCATAGCCAATTTTTAAAAGATCCTGTGATGATTAATCCTACCGAACCGGCCTCAGGCTATTCGGATGAAAATGGAGCGAATGTTCCAGCTAAACCACTTAGTTGGACTGCAACATTTTCCAATAGTGGGCTTATTGCTTCTGCTGAGGATATTAGTACCTGGGATATTGCTTTAGCCGGTACTATTTTGGTAAAGGATCCTAAGGACAGAGAATTTTTATATCATCCTGTCACATTAAAAAATGGTAAAGTGATACCAGGAAATAGCGGTTGGTTTTTCCCTGGGCATCCAGGTATGATGGAAATTAAAGGAAATGTACCGGGTTACTCTGCATTTTTAAGTCGATTTACTGCACCCACAGAATTAGTATGTGTCACCTTGTTAGCCAACAAAGGCGATATTACTGATTTGGATATTTTGGGTCGTAAAGTAGCAGGAGCTTTTGATACTAAACTTGCTGCACCTATGGGAGCCTCTTGGTCTGACACCATTCAAAGTCCTTATTCAGTTCAAGAAACTTTAGATCGGGTTGAAGCGCTCGTTAAATCTCAAGGCGGTACAGTGTTTGCTCGTATCGATCACAGCGGCGAAGCAGCGAAGGCAGGGCAAAAGTTACAAGCCACCCAGGTACTGATCATAGGAAATCCTGCTAAGGGTACGAGTATTATGAACGCCAAGCCTGCAATGGCATTGGATCTGCCTTTACGTATTATGGCGACTACCGATCCTGATGGCCAAACCTGGTTAAGTTTTACTAATCCTGTAGCACTTGCTCATGCTTATGATCTCCATGATCCACAAGCAATGGGTATCTTGAAGCACATGGAGGCCGCTTTGAATAAAGTGTGTCACAAAGCGGTTTCTTCTAATTGA
- a CDS encoding MFS transporter, protein MKNKAILISSMGNIIEWFDFGLFIFMAPIIGGKFFPQESASTATIDALMVFAIGFICRPIGGIFFGYFGDTRGRAKTLRISILIITLSTFLVGIIPTYNEIGVFAPTLFVLLRLIQGLSIGGEYSGIMIYLAESASPKHRGFITSFAASGANLGFLFATLTLIVLNLFFSVETINTWAWRIPFLVVGIFGSLLTYYRFQLSETKVYSYLKTNHLIENSPFITGIRYAPYQLFKILGLTCMSATFYYFFVGYIATYLEHYMGFPFKTALTFQTVTLITMLFIVPIGGVLGDYFSRKKMIVITSLAILLSIFPCFYLLQFKSLLMTSLALGVATLLSSLDQGNTMTAIVENCPENIRYSVIAFSYNLGNALFGGTTPLIVTLLVNNISPTAPSYYLFFMTVIGLITAITLLPNNQSREAISSVRPQDLSLLPISSKTNK, encoded by the coding sequence TTGAAAAATAAAGCAATACTCATTTCAAGTATGGGTAACATTATAGAATGGTTTGATTTTGGGTTATTTATTTTTATGGCTCCAATCATTGGGGGCAAATTTTTTCCTCAAGAATCAGCAAGCACTGCAACTATTGACGCTTTAATGGTATTTGCAATTGGCTTTATTTGTCGTCCTATTGGCGGTATTTTTTTTGGTTATTTTGGAGACACTCGAGGCCGGGCAAAAACATTAAGAATTTCAATACTCATTATTACCCTATCCACCTTCTTAGTTGGCATTATTCCTACTTATAACGAGATAGGTGTATTCGCTCCGACCCTATTTGTTTTACTGCGATTAATTCAAGGATTATCCATAGGTGGTGAGTATAGCGGTATAATGATTTATCTGGCTGAATCAGCCTCACCTAAACATCGGGGATTTATTACAAGTTTTGCAGCAAGTGGAGCAAATTTGGGGTTTCTATTTGCAACATTAACATTAATAGTACTTAATTTATTTTTTTCTGTGGAAACTATCAATACGTGGGCCTGGCGAATACCTTTTCTTGTAGTAGGTATATTCGGTTCATTACTTACATATTATCGTTTTCAATTATCTGAAACCAAAGTGTACTCATATTTAAAAACAAATCATCTTATTGAAAATAGCCCATTTATTACTGGTATCAGATATGCCCCTTACCAACTCTTTAAAATTTTGGGACTTACTTGTATGAGTGCCACATTTTATTATTTTTTTGTTGGTTATATCGCCACCTATTTAGAACATTACATGGGTTTCCCCTTCAAAACAGCATTAACTTTTCAAACGGTCACATTAATTACCATGTTATTTATCGTTCCCATTGGAGGAGTTCTTGGAGATTATTTTAGTCGAAAAAAAATGATAGTTATCACAAGCCTAGCTATTCTATTATCCATTTTCCCTTGTTTTTATTTATTGCAATTTAAATCATTATTAATGACTTCTTTAGCTCTAGGGGTAGCAACCCTTCTTAGCTCCCTAGACCAAGGTAATACCATGACAGCCATTGTTGAAAATTGCCCTGAAAATATACGTTACAGCGTCATAGCCTTTTCATACAATTTAGGAAATGCCTTATTTGGTGGGACTACCCCGCTAATTGTTACCCTGCTTGTAAACAATATTAGTCCTACAGCCCCCTCATATTATCTATTTTTTATGACCGTTATAGGTTTGATTACAGCAATAACATTGCTTCCAAATAATCAATCCAGGGAGGCAATTTCCTCAGTACGGCCCCAAGATCTATCACTTTTGCCCATATCAAGCAAAACTAATAAGTAA
- a CDS encoding helix-turn-helix transcriptional regulator codes for MKISDPELFDTLDINFLDNTPVHLFWKNENGAYLGCSEKLAQSLGFNGSKDILGCTDFDLCWAASAPNFRLNDKQVIHHAKPKIAIETGKLTNGEVGRALSYKWPLCLRSKKVVGTICIAMEFESDDVFSSFFADQALNHSHINCPTMDEITSHGLSKRQAECVYYLTKGMSIKQIANILNLSPRTVGHYLEAVKDKLGCYSRAQLISKILEK; via the coding sequence ATGAAAATATCTGATCCCGAACTGTTTGATACCCTCGATATCAATTTTTTGGATAACACGCCCGTACATCTATTTTGGAAAAATGAAAATGGGGCCTATCTTGGGTGCAGTGAAAAGCTAGCTCAAAGTTTAGGTTTTAACGGCTCTAAAGATATTTTGGGCTGTACTGATTTTGATCTATGCTGGGCGGCCTCTGCTCCAAATTTTAGACTCAATGACAAACAAGTGATACATCATGCTAAGCCTAAAATAGCAATTGAAACGGGTAAATTGACCAATGGAGAGGTGGGAAGAGCACTGAGTTATAAGTGGCCGCTGTGCTTGCGCTCTAAAAAAGTAGTTGGGACTATATGCATTGCGATGGAATTTGAAAGTGATGACGTCTTTTCATCATTCTTTGCCGATCAAGCTCTAAATCATTCTCATATAAATTGTCCAACAATGGATGAAATTACTTCACATGGTCTTAGTAAACGCCAAGCAGAATGTGTATATTATTTAACAAAAGGCATGTCTATCAAACAAATTGCCAATATTTTGAATCTTTCTCCACGCACAGTAGGCCATTATCTTGAGGCCGTTAAAGATAAATTAGGATGTTATTCGCGAGCACAATTAATCTCAAAAATTCTCGAAAAATAA
- a CDS encoding GNAT family N-acetyltransferase: MKITLNNKEYTFLIGYQKEDNYRAQLNNLAKKTFGISFEDWYQAGYWNEKYIPYTLFYGDRAVANVSVNIMNFQVLGHQQRYIQIGTVMTDEAYKNKGLSRFLMEHVLSEWNQKCNFIYLYANPSALELYPKFGFVKVKEYSFFKRVENPIKRANFSKLDMQVQSNRDKLYDYAKNNQGFGALFMKENADLVMFSCVQFLKDNVYYIQELDVIVVAKFNHNQLHLLDIFGKTQVGLDEIIHSLCDSSINEVLFGFTPKDCTSYEIKENIGDDVLFIQQDKDRIFVENKVMFPVLSHA; the protein is encoded by the coding sequence ATGAAAATAACTTTGAACAATAAAGAGTATACCTTTCTCATAGGATACCAAAAAGAAGATAACTACAGAGCTCAGTTAAATAATTTAGCAAAAAAAACTTTTGGTATTTCATTTGAAGATTGGTATCAAGCAGGATATTGGAATGAAAAATACATACCTTATACTCTGTTTTATGGAGACAGGGCAGTAGCTAATGTTTCGGTCAACATAATGAATTTTCAGGTATTAGGTCACCAGCAGCGATATATTCAAATCGGCACAGTCATGACCGATGAGGCGTATAAAAATAAAGGATTGAGTCGATTTTTGATGGAACATGTATTGTCTGAATGGAATCAGAAATGCAACTTTATTTATCTTTATGCTAATCCTTCAGCATTAGAGCTTTATCCAAAATTTGGTTTTGTGAAAGTAAAAGAATATTCCTTTTTCAAACGAGTGGAAAACCCTATCAAACGTGCAAACTTTTCCAAATTAGATATGCAGGTTCAATCAAACAGAGATAAGCTCTATGATTATGCAAAAAACAACCAAGGCTTTGGGGCGCTCTTTATGAAGGAGAATGCTGATCTTGTTATGTTTTCTTGTGTGCAATTTTTAAAAGATAATGTCTATTATATTCAAGAACTAGATGTTATCGTAGTTGCGAAATTCAATCATAATCAACTTCATTTGTTAGACATATTTGGAAAAACCCAGGTGGGATTAGATGAAATAATACATTCATTATGTGATTCAAGCATCAATGAAGTTCTATTCGGATTTACTCCAAAAGATTGTACTTCTTATGAAATAAAAGAAAATATTGGGGATGATGTCCTTTTTATTCAGCAAGATAAGGATAGAATTTTTGTTGAAAATAAAGTGATGTTTCCTGTGTTATCTCATGCCTAA